GGCTGAGATCTCGAGATTCTTATCGAGTCTCATATCGAGTTTCTCATCGCGTCTGTAACTGAATCCTGATTCATTATCTATCTGGTAGGAAGAAACTCCGAGGTCAAAGAGTGCGCCGTCAATTGACTTGATGTTGTTCTGTGCGAGGATATCGGACAGTTGGGAAAAATTAGATTGGAAGAAAGAAACTCTTGGGTCGGAAGCCCGGAGAGTTGCTCCGGCTTCAATCGCGTTTTTGTCCACGTCGAATGCGAGAACGCGGGCATCAGGCTTCAGTTTGGAAAGTAGTCGGGCCGTGTGACCTCCTCCTCCAAAAGTTGCGTCCACATATTTCCCGCTCACATTTGTGACCAAGAATTCTATGCTTTCATACAGTAATACAGGTTCGTGGTAGCCAGCCATTACTTAGGGACATTCACAGCCATGATTTGTTCGACAACGCTCGCATAATTTTCGGGTTGAGAGTTTAGGTACTCATGGAACGATTTCTTGCTCCAGAGTTCTATCCTCTCGAGGGCTCCGATAATCACGACGTCTTTTTCGATTTCGGCGAATTCCAAGAGGTTTTTAGGGATTGTTATACGTGCTTGTGAGTCTAGGGGAAATTCCTCAGAAGCCCACATAAGGAGGGTTCTGGTGAAGTATCTGTGCTTCTCCAGAAATTGGTTGAGGGCGCGGAGCTTGTCTTCCAGCCGCCGCCATTCATCGAGGGGGTAAACATAGAGGCATTTCTCGACTCCTCTGGTTACGACAAAGGTATCATGCGCTTCGGAGGAAACGCTTTTCCTTAGTTTTGCGGGGATACTCAGTCGACCTTTGGAGTCCAGAACGTATTCGTATCGACCTTTGAATGACGACATT
The Candidatus Kryptoniota bacterium genome window above contains:
- the mraZ gene encoding division/cell wall cluster transcriptional repressor MraZ — protein: MSSFKGRYEYVLDSKGRLSIPAKLRKSVSSEAHDTFVVTRGVEKCLYVYPLDEWRRLEDKLRALNQFLEKHRYFTRTLLMWASEEFPLDSQARITIPKNLLEFAEIEKDVVIIGALERIELWSKKSFHEYLNSQPENYASVVEQIMAVNVPK